TTCATGGAGGATCAAATTATTTGATCGTCGACATATCCCAGCGCCCTAATTCTGCTGAAACCGCCGTCTGGTGCCATCGTTACTCTAATGTGTGTGATGACATCCGAATCACAGTCAAACCAGTGCTCATTATGGGCTGATAGCTGTAATTGAAAATTGAGGTTGCAATAAATTGCCTAGTGATTTGGGTACTGAATAATTTTGTGGCATTTACTGATGAAGTTTAAAAGTTCTAGGTTTTACAGAGTAATTTATAGTAAAGGACGCAAATTGGCGattgtttgaaaatagaacTCCTAGTTCTGTCTTGTCCATTGAGGAAAAAAcatatatgaaatatttttttttacccagagaaaaaaacatttcgtaAAAGCAAGAGGTTGTTactacaaatgtatttttgggtacataaaagtacaaaaataggATGCGGAAGGAATTAAGGATAAAACCATTACAATAAACGATCCTTACCTTACTGGGCTTCAAAATATTATGCCAGTTCCCAACAACCTCTGGACACCAATCAGCCCGTCCTAAATACGCCCCTTCGATCTTCACTGAGTCAGGATAATTGCCTTTAAAGTGGTTGGTATCCACACAGATTTGCTTAATCTTTCCCGGAAAACCTAATTTAAAAACCGCCCATTCTTGACCTATAACAAatggttgaaaataaataaaatgaaggtATATAAGAGTTCGGAGTTCTTTTCAGTTCAAAAAATTGGATCTGTAATAATATATCAAAGatctataaatagattttgacTCAACAATTTTCATTTGGCGGTTTGAGTAAAATTTTACACtgaatatttcttattttttttttggatttgcaGCAAAAACTGATTTGAAGAATTATTTCGAGCACttcaaaatttagaaaaaaaagaacctGAACCCAAAAATTATTGACGAAGTACAGGGTACTTTCACAACAGTTATAGTCGAAATAGGACAAATTCCTTTGTACATACCTGTGATTTTCATTGTCCCATCGTCATTAGCTTCAATAACATTAGGTCTGTCGAGCCTCCTCGCTGTTTCCCAACCGTCAGACATACATTTACCCTTTGAAGGCTTAATTACGTTCTTAGGGTGTCCGTAATGGGCATTTGAAAATCCTTTAACAAGAATAATGTATTGGTTAATTAAAAGAACTAAATTGAGGAAAAAGAATTTGGAATTGATTGTTGTTGACTAAAGTAGGTAAAAAACCTATACGATTTCATTGGAGTGATACTTGATTTAATGACATCATTAGGTGGATTTGGGCATAAATAAATTCGGAAAAAAAACTTCTGATaacaaaaaagtcaaaaaaGGATACTCAAAAGATATTTCTCTCAAGCTttctcttatttaatattttaaaatattaataatttataccataaattatttaacaaactcACCAAGACAAGTGGCACCATTCAGTAGAGAAATAAGGTCGACGACTTGATTTCTTGGTGGCCTTTCAGGCTTGGCTTCCCCGAAGACTCTGAGTCGTGCAATACCCCCATCAGGGTATATATTCACGCGAATATGTGTCCACGCATCATCACTAAGgacctataaaataaatacaaacttaaatgTTGTtccatgtttaattttaaaattagatttaaaatttctcTCTAGCGAGCCACAAATTAGTCCTAGAACTGAAAACGTTATgcatttgtttaaaactttctaTTTAGAGTTatgagtttgttttattatacaaaattttattttatttgaatggtcTAAACAAATTTTGTACCAAAAATTTTGAAGGAAAAtttgatgtgatttttttaatcctcTTCAAAAGCGCTGTAGTTTTTCACaactttaatttatgtttacgaTGTAAACACAATCACGTCTGAAAAATTCCTTTGATAGACTGAAATGGAACTATTACAGAATCCAATCAGATTTATTTCGAAGTTTTTGCAGTACAGACACCAGTCTCATTCGTCTTATTTTCAGGAACGCAATTTAGTCGGGATGGGATGTCAGAATAGTTGCAATTTTAAAGCAATGCAATATTTATTGGGGATTTATATAAATTGGGATTTGGATCGAAAGAGTCAATCATCGTCGCTTTTCAGTTGgatatacaaacataatttatttcggATATTTAGTATATAtccaaacaacaacaaaaaaacttttattttcatgcTATAGAGAATTTTTACAACAATCGGTAAAATCCTATAGCTTTCAAGCAagattaagtaaaaaaagaattgGACTACAAAGTTACAAATTAAGATTCCCAGAAGAGAGATCATAGGTGCTAAGTCACGTGTGAttgtaaatattctaaaacacGTGATGTTTAATCTACAAGATTGAGTTGAATGAACTAAAAAACGAGGTCCTTGTCTTTTGAATGCACTTATCAACATAGATAACACAGGGATTAAGCGGCTAATTATggatacaaataatttcattgttatacTCAATCTTTGTTCATTCTAATACATGATAGGTCAATAATGGCAAAACGTGATGAAGGctgaagataaatttaaaacgtgtttaagcattatttttttgtatagatcTATGCAGTTGCTTCTGACTTCTCTCCAGATTGTTATGATTACTATAGCGCATACTAgtctcattttaaaattaaaattgtttcgaTTTCGATCgtagacagttttttttttcattcagaaCTTTAGAGGCAAGGGCTCAAACTATAAAGAAAttgtatagaaataatttcaataagcGATTAATGGATGTACCCCAACCCCATACAAGATAAGatacaaatagttttatactttttcgaCAGCCCTTGTTTTGGTtctaatattaattgtttttgcgACAACTATGCCATTTCTAGCaacaataaaacctatttcaaaaATTACCTTTTGGAAATTGAGTCTGGTCTCCTCATAGCCGGGACGCAGGGCAGTAACGGGCACTATCTCATCCCATTTGTCAGACTTAAGTCGTTCGATATGTTTGGCGTCGAATTTGTTGCACGCCGTACCCATTTTAGATACTCTTGTTGGAATAGATTCTTCTTCTGTaacaatgaaaatgttattgttgttatcTTCCAGTTGATTGTGTAGGGCAGATGTAGAAAGAATCGCGTGATAAGAGAATGAATGGAGTTTTTGTTAGGATGTTACTGGTCTCGTGTTTTTGGTGTGGACACGTGTGTTTAtataattcatataaaaatgccAACAttgcattttcattttcttcgtgtatttcgaatttaaattacgttaaaaaaatgatactttATACTTCTTTAAGATTCGTGCGTCTTTTAAGCTtccacattaataaaataacacgaAATTCCAAATTGCAAAAAATTTCAGTTTCATAACAAAAGCGAATcccaaaatattataacaaaggCCTTAAAATATTCTCGAGTTTAGAGTTCCGTATCTCTATGATTGATTAGGTTCCTGAGGATAAAGCATTTTAGTTCCGAAGACCTTTCTTTGGAAAAAACGAGTATCCGGTAAATAGTACTGGCGAATAGCCAAGTCACGCCTCATTGCTCAAGAACTAAGTGCTTTGTGACTACTACTTCAATTTTTGTGGCAAATGAAGCTTATATGGGTATTTGTACATGACTTCGACTTATTGATagtaattacttttgttttactgGGAAAAACAAATGAGAATTTTTTTTACGACTTTTTACTTTTTGCCCAGTTGTGGTATACAGTGAGGTCGATGAATAATTATGTTAGTGGTCATAGTGGTTTCGAAATCATATAGTGAGCTATTTCGTTTCGGTAAATAAACGTTCGGCAACCGTTTTGAGTTAAAAGCTCATAGTATAGCCATTTTACAGCATTGCTTTGAAATTAGgactaaaatgttttttcttggaCATCATTCttctaacaataataaaaaaataaatgttagataTTTTATTGGGATCACTGGGAAATTCAAAATCcgttataacataatataccaGTAAAACGGCTATTTTCCTGAAATATAGCTGTTTTACTAGATATGTTAtttagaataaacatttttggatTCTGGGTAGGtaatatacaaattaaactaaCCTTCAGTCGTCAAACAGGCAGCTTGAATTGAGTATTTTGGTGCATAGTTTCCGGTGAAAAATGCTGTATCAACCAACAACCctgcaaaagaaaataaagcttaaaacGTAACTCACAAAGACCAGTTTTCTCTGTTTAAAAgtatgtcatttgttttaaaatgggaACGAATATGTTATCTGCATTACTTAACGTTgttatcatataaataataacaaatgctGCTTAGCAACAAGGAATGTCTAGTTTGTAattgatacaatattttgtgacaaaattaagtataaatacgattttaagaattttaagattacaatataaaaatctctTGGACTTCACAAACGTCtacaaataacttaaattgTTATGATTATTTTGTGGCAATTAACAAGTATAGATAAGGTAAAAAATTATTAAGTCCAATATTTGATTATAAcgaactaaatatattttcataacacatttttttcatctatttttcttattttctgaaataacgaactatatttttttcttttatattttatttttcttgtttaaggAAATGAGAATGTCATTTTGCTATATTTAAGTCTTTGCACAGATGTGAGATTCAGTGGGGTCCGTACCAAATTATCTTTTACAAGACTTACCTCGTATCACACATTTAGTAGCTAGCTTTATGATACACCAATCATGGCCGGCAGTCCTTCGCCTGCGGGTCTCCCAGCCGTCCATCCATTTTCCGAACTCTGTGTATTTGTCTTCAATGAAAACAGGCTCCGAGTCCATAATCATGTTCTCGCATGTCGCGAAGAAATCATCTGTAGCGAACACTACGCCGCCACCAGCCTGTTagaaagaaatgtatttttacattaaatttattatttaatgggCATTATTATTGCTTACTTCGCAAGAGTTTGAATTTCAGACGTTTACGCGTTTTCAGGAAATGCACATTTGACCGTATTAGTATTCTAGATGTTTAATTCTGTCGCAATTTTAAAAGATCATGctgtattttaacaatttaataaacaaacctACAAAACTAACAGCATtcgatttatgtatttttttaaatggcaagAGTTAcaaattcagtttaaaatatattaaaatggaaatttaattaatttcgaacaagtaaaaatattccactaaaatttaatttaaacttataaaatgatGACTTACCCCAATACTTGCAAACTCACTGAGTTGCGCAAAAGCAGGAACGATCTTCTCAATCATCTTGAACACGGAAGCTAATGGCGACTGATCAAACTCAAGCTCAAACACACACTGATAACAACCCGACTTGACCACTGTTTATATATAAATGACTTCATATATAAACACAATactatctatatatttatttatcgaatgTAAATATAGTACCTGCAATTAGTTTTTGCTGCtcttagataataaaaaagtaattgttcgaatttagaatgttttattcttaaaatagtaAATGGATGATTCATTGAATTTGTTTGTCACCGTGACATTGtgatttggataaaaataacgggaattattgtttttttttatctataaaggTTGTATATCTAGGTATTGACCGATTTATCTGGGGTTAGGAGTccaattggtatttttttatgtttcctaggaattattttaccttattgttgttttaaatattatttttcagtacttttttttgattttttttcttctttatacacaaaaaaagaaaaacgtgttgataaaacattttgcatATTATATAATCgccattttttgtattttttagttttgaatacATTGCGTTCTGTAAAGAAACCAATAATTTTCCGTCCAATCAGTAAGCAGCTATTACAGGCGTGGATTCAACGTTTATTGAACAAATGTCAAGTGTTATCAATGCTCGTGCCTTCTTGGTATTGTGAAAGGCCTTTGCCCTGTAGGAAGCCAGTTGTAGGCGGTTTTAAAATGACGTTGACAATTTTCATtcgttttacaataattaaataatattcgacTATTAATTTTCGTATTTCGAAACCTTACAACAGCATCTCTCTTACAACTgcaatattatcaatataataGGTAGTACAGGCTAACCAGAATATTCTTTTGTTATGCTAATctaggaaaaaataatatactacaatacaatgaaattgatttaactggtgatagaaaaaaaatagtagaaaaaatGCACTGTTTAATGATCTGGAAAATCGAAATGGCATCAAATAATTTACACTTAAAATAGATACTATAAATAGTTCGTTACTATATTCAGAGTTACCTTgtccttttttttgtaatctgtCTGCTTTTCCATCACTTCTAACTGATCTGACAGACTTCGTTCTACCGGGTTGATTTGCTAATCTAAAGCTGAACCATCCAAGGGAACACCCAAACGCGTACAAACACATTCAAATTGATCCAGCCGTTAAGGAAGAGTTCTGTGCCAGTGACACAGTATACTTACCTGCATTTCGACAGTCTATGATTTTGTCTACAttacataaaagaaacaaaaaccaGACTCAGGAATTGAATTCAACTCACATacacaaagtcacccagacttaGAATATGAACTTGGATTCAGTACCAATTCTCGTCCCACGCGGGagaaacccgcgacacgttgcgcccTATCCGTGACCTGTAGCAAAATACCAAATATCTTTATACAGTTAATTGTACTAATAACaagattatcattttttattacatcaaaGTGCATCATAAAACCTAGATGATTTGGTGTTATGGTGAattatggttttaatttaaaccttagAATTTTATAATCATCTCACcgtctttcattatttttataacagtcGTTAATATGGCTTATGAAAGAATTGTGCACAATGTTAGGGAGAAGACGcctttacaaatattacaatgttttatttttagggatCGGTGCTCGGGATGTAAAAATAGAAGCCTATTTTTGAGGCACCGCTATCtttccgtctgtcatcaggctgtttgtcatgaaccgtgatagcaaaacatttgacatt
This region of Trichoplusia ni isolate ovarian cell line Hi5 chromosome 14, tn1, whole genome shotgun sequence genomic DNA includes:
- the LOC113500718 gene encoding allantoicase-like; translated protein: MIEKIVPAFAQLSEFASIGAGGGVVFATDDFFATCENMIMDSEPVFIEDKYTEFGKWMDGWETRRRRTAGHDWCIIKLATKCVIRGLLVDTAFFTGNYAPKYSIQAACLTTEEEESIPTRVSKMGTACNKFDAKHIERLKSDKWDEIVPVTALRPGYEETRLNFQKVLSDDAWTHIRVNIYPDGGIARLRVFGEAKPERPPRNQVVDLISLLNGATCLGFSNAHYGHPKNVIKPSKGKCMSDGWETARRLDRPNVIEANDDGTMKITGQEWAVFKLGFPGKIKQICVDTNHFKGNYPDSVKIEGAYLGRADWCPEVVGNWHNILKPSKLSAHNEHWFDCDSDVITHIRVTMAPDGGFSRIRALGYVDDQII